In Phycisphaerae bacterium, one genomic interval encodes:
- a CDS encoding rhomboid family intramembrane serine protease translates to MSWRDRPYAADDSQPELRIQLRRPSTIVMWLIVINVVVFLFHSLSQNWSQSYSVLTFGLSLDGVLSLRLWQPLTYMFMHADTWHLVFNMIGLYVFGSEFERSFGQHRFLQFYLSCGLLGGLAYLGLGWADETHVGIPLVGASGAVYGLLMAAIIFFPHIQIILLVFPMPIRVFGLIVLAIAVLTVLSPSSSFNRGGELCHAAGAMAAIVVFYAWGVMPRIRLGFGRGVTILPGSGDRRSKGGEGAWEKKQRMLAEEQAEVDRILAKVHDQGLASLTRKEKKILAQATRRQRERDEEAQRRA, encoded by the coding sequence ATGAGCTGGCGCGACAGACCTTACGCGGCTGACGACTCCCAGCCTGAACTGCGCATCCAGTTGCGGCGGCCGAGCACGATCGTCATGTGGCTCATCGTGATCAACGTCGTCGTCTTCCTCTTTCACAGTCTGTCTCAGAACTGGAGTCAGAGCTACTCCGTTTTGACCTTTGGTTTGAGCCTGGATGGCGTCTTATCGTTGCGCCTCTGGCAACCGCTCACCTACATGTTCATGCACGCCGACACGTGGCACCTCGTTTTCAACATGATCGGCTTGTACGTGTTTGGCAGTGAATTCGAGCGGAGCTTCGGCCAGCACCGCTTTCTCCAGTTCTACCTGTCCTGCGGCCTGCTGGGCGGGCTGGCTTACCTTGGTCTGGGTTGGGCGGATGAAACGCACGTTGGCATTCCGCTGGTGGGCGCCAGCGGCGCCGTTTACGGGCTGCTCATGGCTGCAATCATCTTTTTCCCTCACATCCAGATCATCCTGCTCGTCTTTCCGATGCCCATTCGCGTTTTCGGGCTGATTGTCCTGGCAATCGCGGTGTTGACCGTGCTGAGCCCCAGTTCTTCGTTCAACCGGGGGGGAGAGTTGTGTCACGCCGCCGGGGCCATGGCGGCGATCGTGGTCTTCTACGCATGGGGAGTCATGCCTCGTATCCGTTTGGGATTCGGTCGAGGCGTCACGATCCTTCCCGGCTCGGGCGACCGGCGAAGCAAGGGAGGAGAGGGCGCCTGGGAGAAGAAACAGCGAATGCTCGCTGAGGAGCAGGCCGAGGTGGATCGGATTCTGGCGAAGGTTCATGACCAGGGGCTGGCCAGCCTGACGCGTAAAGAGAAGAAGATTCTTGCCCAGGCCACGCGGCGACAACGAGAGCGGGATGAAGAGGCTCAGCGGAGGGCGTGA